One region of Flavobacterium sp. GSB-24 genomic DNA includes:
- a CDS encoding glucose-1-phosphate adenylyltransferase, with protein sequence MKFKKKNVVAIILGGGQGSRLFPLTETRSKPAVPIGGKYRLVDIPISNCINSDIFKIFVLTQFNSASLNAHIKNTFNFSIFSQSFVDILAAEQTPDNPTWFQGTADAVRQCMSHFLKHDFDHALILSGDQLYQMDFNEMLEAHIAADAEISIATLPVNAKDAPEFGILKTDHENNIHAFIEKPHASLLPEWESEVSEHMQEKGKKYLASMGIYIFNKPLLVELMGDQETKDFGKEIIPQAVGKHKILSYQYEGYWTDIGNIESFFEANIGLTADIPEFNLFDNENKIFTRPRLLPPSKFRNSIINQSLISEGCIINAKEIKSSVIGIRSRIGEGTVLENCYVMGNDFYQDLDELNYESGINKIHVGIGENCFIKNALVDKNVRIGNNVHINGGKHLDNFTNELYSIKDGIVVIKKGVTLSDNFRIE encoded by the coding sequence ATGAAATTTAAAAAGAAAAATGTAGTTGCTATTATTTTAGGAGGAGGACAAGGATCACGTTTGTTTCCATTAACAGAAACGAGATCAAAACCAGCCGTTCCGATTGGAGGAAAATATCGTTTGGTGGATATTCCAATTTCTAATTGTATCAATTCTGATATTTTTAAAATATTTGTTTTGACACAGTTTAACTCTGCATCTTTAAATGCACATATTAAAAACACTTTTAATTTTAGTATTTTCAGTCAATCTTTTGTAGATATTTTGGCGGCAGAACAAACTCCAGATAATCCAACTTGGTTTCAGGGAACTGCAGATGCTGTGAGACAATGTATGTCACATTTTTTAAAACACGATTTCGATCATGCTTTGATACTTTCTGGTGACCAGTTATATCAAATGGATTTTAATGAAATGCTTGAAGCACATATTGCTGCCGATGCTGAAATTTCTATTGCCACTTTACCAGTAAATGCAAAAGATGCACCAGAATTTGGAATTCTTAAAACTGATCATGAGAATAATATTCATGCCTTTATAGAAAAACCGCACGCTTCATTGCTGCCTGAATGGGAATCTGAAGTGAGTGAACATATGCAGGAAAAAGGTAAAAAATATTTAGCTTCGATGGGGATTTATATTTTTAATAAACCATTGTTAGTCGAGTTAATGGGGGATCAGGAAACTAAAGATTTTGGTAAAGAAATTATTCCGCAGGCCGTTGGAAAACATAAAATATTAAGTTATCAATACGAAGGCTATTGGACAGATATTGGAAATATTGAATCGTTTTTTGAAGCCAATATTGGTTTAACAGCAGATATACCAGAGTTCAATTTATTCGACAATGAGAATAAAATTTTTACCAGACCAAGATTATTGCCGCCTTCAAAATTTAGAAATTCTATTATTAACCAATCTTTAATTTCTGAAGGCTGTATTATTAATGCCAAAGAAATAAAAAGTTCTGTTATTGGTATCCGTTCCAGAATTGGAGAAGGCACCGTTTTAGAGAACTGTTATGTGATGGGTAACGATTTCTATCAAGATCTGGATGAACTAAATTATGAAAGTGGTATTAATAAAATTCATGTAGGTATTGGTGAAAATTGTTTTATTAAAAATGCGTTAGTCGATAAAAATGTACGAATAGGAAATAATGTTCACATAAACGGCGGAAAACATTTGGATAATTTTACTAATGAATTATATAGTATAAAAGACGGAATTGTAGTGATTAAAAAAGGGGTTACGTTATCTGACAACTTTAGAATTGAATAA
- a CDS encoding M48 family metallopeptidase, translating into MKKYFFLGIFGALAMACATNPITGKQNLNFVSNSELFPSSFQQYSQFLSENKVITGTADAKLVETVGYKIKLAAEKYLTYLGQSQYLKDYRWEYKLVDNKEVNAWCMPGGKIVVYSGILPITQNESGLATVMGHEVSHALANHGAQRMSAAQLQQIGGVALDAATSGKSESTRQIFSQAYGLGSEVGVMLPFSRSNESEADKIGLTLMAIAGYNPDDAIAFWTRMSSKSGGAGTPEFMSTHPSDATRIANIKSLIPEAKAIALKVGTIK; encoded by the coding sequence ATGAAAAAATATTTCTTTTTAGGAATTTTTGGCGCACTTGCAATGGCTTGTGCAACAAATCCAATCACTGGTAAACAAAATTTGAATTTTGTTTCTAATAGTGAGTTATTTCCATCTTCATTTCAGCAATATAGTCAGTTTTTATCTGAAAATAAAGTGATCACTGGAACTGCAGATGCCAAACTTGTTGAAACTGTCGGCTATAAAATTAAGCTTGCAGCAGAAAAATATTTAACGTATTTGGGACAATCTCAGTATTTAAAAGACTACCGTTGGGAATACAAATTAGTGGACAACAAAGAGGTTAACGCATGGTGCATGCCAGGTGGAAAAATCGTTGTTTATTCTGGGATTTTACCCATAACGCAAAATGAATCTGGTTTAGCAACTGTAATGGGGCACGAAGTTTCGCATGCACTTGCTAATCACGGAGCACAAAGAATGTCTGCGGCACAGTTACAGCAAATTGGAGGCGTAGCATTAGATGCAGCCACAAGCGGTAAATCTGAGTCAACAAGACAAATATTTTCGCAGGCTTACGGACTTGGTTCTGAAGTGGGAGTTATGCTGCCATTTAGCAGAAGTAACGAGAGCGAAGCCGATAAAATTGGTCTGACTCTTATGGCAATTGCAGGTTATAACCCAGATGATGCTATTGCATTCTGGACTAGAATGTCTTCAAAATCTGGAGGAGCTGGAACACCAGAATTTATGAGTACGCACCCTTCTGATGCTACAAGGATTGCAAATATAAAATCTTTAATTCCAGAAGCTAAAGCTATTGCGCTTAAAGTTGGAACTATAAAATAA
- a CDS encoding anti-sigma factor, with protein MKNEKDSLDKLFSRLENQWDVQELNSDHQVDFMQKLNKKEPKKKYWFMTAIAASIVLMLGISIFYKNEKPQEFKFASKETKRTDSIFNILIDNELVKLKEKSSPENEQIINDALKQMKTFDADYQKIINELQKNGENKQIIYAMISNLQTRISFLQTVLKRIEDNEKFKNISNEKTL; from the coding sequence ATGAAAAATGAAAAAGACAGTTTAGACAAATTATTCAGCAGATTGGAAAACCAATGGGATGTTCAGGAACTAAACTCCGATCATCAAGTTGATTTTATGCAAAAATTAAATAAAAAAGAACCGAAGAAAAAATACTGGTTTATGACAGCTATTGCCGCTTCGATTGTATTAATGCTCGGAATTTCTATTTTTTATAAAAATGAAAAACCACAAGAATTCAAATTTGCCTCCAAAGAAACTAAACGAACCGATTCTATTTTCAATATTCTGATCGATAATGAACTGGTTAAATTAAAAGAAAAGAGTTCGCCAGAAAATGAGCAGATCATTAATGATGCTTTAAAACAAATGAAAACCTTTGATGCTGATTATCAAAAAATCATTAACGAACTGCAAAAAAATGGCGAAAACAAACAGATTATTTATGCAATGATTAGTAATCTCCAAACCAGAATTTCTTTTTTGCAAACCGTTTTAAAAAGAATTGAAGACAACGAAAAATTTAAAAACATCTCTAATGAAAAAACACTATAA
- a CDS encoding head GIN domain-containing protein, with protein sequence MKKSILLLLLAVFLVNGNAKAQWSNNKVNGNGKIVTQTRTTGDYDGIKIAGSFDVDLVAGKEGKITIKGEENLLAVIKVEVEENELKIYVEKGTQIRTSIGKKIEVIVPFEKISAVTLSGSGDIRTKNKITSDNLSAKLSGSGNFNLEIDAKNLDLALSGSGDVVLKGRADSFSSKISGSGNVNASNLKSKNVEANVSGSGNSTVNCESSLTGKVSGSGNIKYLGNPEKRDVKVSGSGSISKG encoded by the coding sequence ATGAAAAAATCAATTTTACTTTTACTTTTAGCAGTTTTTCTAGTGAACGGCAATGCTAAAGCACAATGGTCTAATAATAAAGTAAATGGAAACGGTAAGATCGTGACCCAAACAAGAACAACTGGCGATTATGACGGAATCAAAATTGCAGGATCTTTTGATGTTGATTTGGTTGCAGGAAAAGAAGGAAAAATTACAATTAAAGGAGAAGAAAATCTACTCGCCGTAATTAAGGTTGAAGTTGAAGAAAATGAGTTAAAAATTTATGTTGAAAAAGGAACTCAAATTCGCACAAGTATAGGGAAGAAAATTGAAGTTATAGTTCCTTTTGAGAAAATTTCTGCTGTTACTTTATCTGGTTCAGGAGATATTAGAACAAAAAATAAAATTACAAGCGATAACTTATCTGCCAAATTATCAGGATCTGGAAATTTTAATTTAGAAATTGACGCAAAAAATCTTGATTTAGCCTTAAGCGGTTCTGGTGATGTGGTTTTAAAAGGCAGAGCTGATTCTTTTTCCAGCAAAATATCTGGCTCGGGAAATGTAAATGCCTCTAATTTAAAATCTAAAAATGTAGAAGCTAATGTTTCTGGATCTGGAAACAGCACTGTAAACTGCGAATCAAGCCTAACTGGAAAAGTTTCCGGTTCAGGAAATATTAAATATTTAGGAAATCCTGAGAAAAGAGATGTAAAAGTTTCGGGTTCAGGAAGTATTTCAAAAGGTTAA
- a CDS encoding RNA polymerase sigma factor, whose protein sequence is MSQNNQNIEELIALCKSNNQKAQFEIYNRYCKAMYNVAYRIVKDEHFAQDVMQEGFLKAFTKINDYKQEVAFGAWLKRIIINYSIDFYKKNNAFQVEDISKQLYKVEENDGIISENIDLDNLKVKQVLDTILQLKDNYRMVLTLFYIEGYDQEEICEILNITYANCRTTLSRAKDSLRKKLEEI, encoded by the coding sequence TTGAGTCAAAACAACCAAAATATCGAGGAATTAATTGCGCTTTGTAAAAGCAATAATCAGAAAGCGCAGTTTGAAATTTACAACCGCTATTGCAAGGCGATGTATAATGTGGCTTACCGCATTGTAAAAGACGAACATTTTGCACAAGACGTCATGCAGGAAGGTTTTTTAAAGGCTTTTACAAAAATTAACGACTACAAACAAGAAGTGGCTTTTGGTGCGTGGTTAAAAAGAATAATCATTAATTATAGTATTGATTTTTATAAAAAAAATAATGCTTTTCAAGTAGAAGATATAAGCAAACAATTATACAAAGTCGAAGAAAATGATGGAATAATTTCTGAAAATATTGACTTAGACAATCTTAAAGTAAAACAGGTTTTAGATACCATCCTGCAGCTAAAGGATAATTACAGAATGGTTTTAACACTGTTTTACATTGAAGGTTACGATCAGGAGGAAATCTGCGAAATTTTGAATATTACCTATGCAAACTGCAGAACGACCTTGAGCAGAGCCAAAGATAGTCTAAGAAAAAAATTGGAAGAAATATAA
- the glgB gene encoding 1,4-alpha-glucan branching protein GlgB, whose amino-acid sequence MTKVITHSLFTDFDIDLFKAGKHFKLYEKLGAHLIEVNGVKGVYFAVWAPTAHSVSVVGDFNYWTQGEHNLNVRWDSSGIWEGFIPNISKGALYKYKIQSNIGGIVTEKADPFALYCEKPPHTASVVWDLDYSWKDENWMQNRQQFNALDKPYSVYEVHLGSWKRAEHNRFLSYLELADDLVKYVKETGFTHVEFMPIMEYPYDPSWGYQLTGYFAPTSRFGKPQDFMVLVDRLHQEGIGVILDWVPSHFPDDAHGLGYFDGSHLYEHPDRRKGYHPDWKSLVFNYGRNEVRAFLISNAVFWLQNYHVDGLRVDAVASMLYLDYSRKEGEWEANIFGGRENLDSISFLKEFNEVIYANFEGVQTIAEESTSFPMVSRPTFTGGLGFGMKWMMGWMHDTLKYFEKETVYRKYHQNDLTFSMTYAFTENFMLPFSHDEVVYGKKSLNYKMPGDEWQRFANLRLLYGYMFTHPGTKLLFMGAEFGQTSEWNFEQSLDWHLLQYDFHSGIKRLITDLNQLYKSHPALYEKQFTVDGFEWINYSDHQNAALSYIRKGNNPDENVIVVCNFTEVIRENYRIGIPKKGKLQEIFNSDALIYGGGGVGNGKTLKIDSISYDGRDFSVELILPPLSVTVYSFV is encoded by the coding sequence ATGACTAAAGTAATCACACATTCTCTATTTACAGATTTTGATATTGATTTATTCAAAGCTGGTAAACACTTCAAATTATATGAAAAATTAGGAGCGCATTTAATTGAAGTTAATGGAGTTAAAGGTGTTTACTTTGCCGTTTGGGCACCTACAGCACATTCTGTTTCAGTTGTAGGTGATTTTAATTATTGGACTCAAGGCGAACATAATTTAAATGTTCGCTGGGATTCTTCTGGAATTTGGGAAGGATTTATTCCTAATATTTCAAAAGGAGCTCTTTATAAATATAAAATCCAATCGAATATTGGAGGAATTGTAACCGAAAAAGCAGATCCTTTTGCTTTGTATTGCGAAAAACCACCTCATACTGCATCTGTAGTCTGGGATTTAGATTATAGCTGGAAAGATGAAAACTGGATGCAGAATCGTCAGCAATTTAATGCTTTAGACAAACCTTATTCTGTTTATGAAGTTCATTTAGGTTCTTGGAAAAGAGCTGAGCACAATCGCTTTTTAAGTTATTTAGAACTTGCAGATGATTTAGTTAAATATGTAAAAGAAACCGGTTTTACGCATGTAGAATTTATGCCGATTATGGAATATCCTTATGACCCGTCGTGGGGTTATCAGCTAACAGGATACTTCGCGCCAACTTCACGTTTCGGGAAGCCTCAAGATTTTATGGTTTTGGTTGATAGATTGCATCAGGAAGGAATTGGTGTAATTTTAGACTGGGTTCCATCGCATTTTCCTGATGATGCGCACGGTTTGGGTTATTTTGACGGATCACATTTATATGAACATCCAGATCGAAGAAAAGGATATCATCCAGATTGGAAAAGTCTGGTTTTTAATTATGGAAGAAATGAAGTCCGCGCTTTTTTAATCAGTAACGCTGTTTTTTGGCTTCAGAATTATCATGTTGACGGATTAAGAGTTGATGCCGTTGCTTCGATGTTATATCTTGATTATTCTAGAAAAGAAGGGGAGTGGGAAGCTAATATTTTTGGAGGAAGGGAAAACTTAGACAGTATAAGTTTTCTTAAAGAATTTAATGAAGTAATCTATGCTAATTTCGAAGGTGTTCAAACTATTGCAGAAGAAAGCACTTCTTTTCCTATGGTTTCAAGACCGACATTTACAGGCGGATTAGGTTTCGGGATGAAATGGATGATGGGCTGGATGCACGATACCTTAAAATATTTTGAAAAAGAAACTGTCTATCGAAAATATCATCAAAATGATCTGACTTTCTCGATGACCTATGCGTTTACCGAAAATTTCATGCTTCCTTTTTCTCATGACGAAGTAGTGTATGGGAAAAAATCTCTTAATTATAAAATGCCGGGCGATGAATGGCAGCGATTTGCCAATTTGAGATTGTTATACGGTTATATGTTCACTCATCCAGGAACTAAATTATTGTTTATGGGAGCTGAATTTGGCCAGACAAGCGAATGGAATTTTGAGCAAAGTTTAGACTGGCATTTACTGCAATATGATTTTCATTCGGGAATAAAAAGATTGATTACAGATTTAAATCAGCTTTATAAATCACATCCTGCATTGTATGAAAAGCAATTTACAGTAGATGGTTTTGAATGGATAAATTACTCCGATCATCAAAATGCGGCTTTATCTTATATCCGAAAAGGAAATAATCCCGATGAAAATGTAATTGTAGTCTGTAATTTTACAGAAGTAATAAGAGAAAATTACAGAATAGGAATTCCGAAAAAAGGTAAATTACAAGAAATTTTTAATAGCGATGCATTGATTTATGGCGGTGGTGGTGTTGGAAATGGAAAAACACTGAAAATTGATTCAATATCTTATGACGGAAGGGATTTTTCTGTTGAATTAATTTTACCACCTTTAAGTGTAACCGTATATTCTTTCGTTTAA
- a CDS encoding MFS transporter: MKNLQKGDKKLLNAWAFYDWANSVYTLTIASAVFPIFYEALFSDRDHYIDVFGLHLKNSALISFITAAAFLVVSFISPLLSGIADYVGNKKSFMKFFCYLGALSCMGLYWFDLDNIYIGLLFYFLGLLGYWGSLVFYNSYLPDIAFEEQQDRISAKGYSLGYVGSVILLIVNLAMIMKPKLFGITGTDGEAAMKAMRYSFIMVGVWWILFSQYTYYYLPKGSKETGQKLTRSVVFNGFKELKKVWALLQENIPLKRYLGGFFVSSMAVQTVMLVATYFGAQEIQWSSKEESTIGLIICILIIQLVAVVGAVLTSRASAKFGNIPTLIVINIIWAVFCALAFFIILPIHFYVMATVAGFVMGGIQALSRSTYSKLLPETEDTASFFSFYDVAEKIGIVIGMCVYGIIDQITGSPRAAIVILAIFFVTAIFLLRRVHKKDVSN; this comes from the coding sequence ATGAAAAACCTACAAAAAGGAGATAAGAAGCTGTTAAACGCCTGGGCATTTTATGATTGGGCCAATTCGGTTTATACATTGACTATTGCATCTGCAGTATTTCCAATTTTTTACGAAGCATTATTTAGTGACAGAGATCATTATATAGATGTTTTTGGACTTCATTTAAAGAACTCAGCTTTAATAAGTTTTATTACTGCTGCCGCATTTTTGGTTGTTTCGTTTATTTCCCCATTATTATCTGGGATTGCAGATTATGTGGGAAATAAAAAATCCTTTATGAAGTTTTTCTGTTATTTAGGAGCATTATCTTGTATGGGATTGTATTGGTTTGATCTGGACAATATTTACATTGGATTATTATTTTATTTCCTAGGATTATTAGGATACTGGGGAAGCTTAGTTTTTTATAATTCTTATCTTCCAGATATTGCTTTTGAAGAACAGCAGGATAGAATTAGCGCCAAAGGATATTCATTAGGATACGTAGGAAGCGTTATTTTGCTGATTGTCAATTTAGCGATGATTATGAAACCAAAGTTATTCGGAATTACCGGTACAGATGGAGAAGCTGCAATGAAAGCAATGCGCTATTCGTTTATAATGGTAGGAGTTTGGTGGATTTTATTCAGTCAATATACCTATTATTATTTGCCAAAAGGAAGTAAAGAAACAGGGCAAAAATTAACTAGATCTGTAGTGTTTAACGGATTTAAAGAATTAAAGAAAGTTTGGGCATTATTGCAGGAAAACATTCCTTTAAAACGTTATTTAGGAGGTTTCTTTGTTTCGAGTATGGCTGTACAAACGGTTATGCTTGTAGCTACTTATTTTGGAGCGCAGGAAATTCAATGGTCGTCTAAAGAAGAAAGCACTATTGGACTTATCATTTGTATTTTAATAATTCAGTTGGTAGCCGTTGTTGGTGCTGTTTTAACTTCAAGAGCTTCTGCCAAGTTTGGAAATATTCCAACTTTAATTGTGATTAATATCATTTGGGCCGTATTTTGTGCGCTTGCCTTTTTTATAATATTACCAATACATTTTTATGTTATGGCAACAGTTGCAGGTTTTGTAATGGGAGGAATTCAAGCGCTGTCCCGATCAACTTATTCTAAATTATTACCAGAAACAGAAGATACCGCTTCGTTTTTTAGCTTTTATGATGTTGCTGAGAAGATCGGAATTGTAATAGGAATGTGTGTTTACGGAATTATAGATCAAATTACAGGAAGTCCGCGTGCGGCGATTGTAATTTTAGCAATCTTTTTCGTTACAGCCATATTTCTTTTAAGGAGAGTACATAAAAAAGACGTTTCAAATTAA
- a CDS encoding glycoside hydrolase family 31 protein, producing MITNTSLEYKGDLYPSKIVSYEQEGDSIFFNTDNKVILKVTILRDSLIRFRFTTKGYFSNDFSYAIDKTQLHGYNFLELTEEETFFQIRTSKVKCKIQKADLRLAIYDLNDFLILEDELGFHWEESYEYGGNIVKMSKFSKDGECYYGLGDKATQMNLKGKRVENFATDQYAYQKDQEPLYKVVPFYIGLHNKQSYGIFFDNTFRTFFDFCQERRNVTSFWAEGGEMNYYFFYGPQMQDVVTTYTDLTGKPELPPLWVLGYHQCKWSYYPESKVKEITSKFRELQIPCDAIYLDIDYMEGFRCFTWNKNYFPDPKKMVAELAEDGFKTVVIIDPGIKIDKDYWVYQEALEKDYFCKRADGPYMKGKVWPGECNFPDYTNPAVREWWAGLFKELVSEIGVKGVWNDMNEPAVMEVPNKTFPMDVRHFYDGNPCSHRKAHNIYGTQMARATYHGVKRFTYPKRPFVITRSAYSGAQRYTSSWTGDNVATWEHLWIANIQVQRMSISGMGFTGSDIGGFAEQPTGELYARWIQLGVFHPFCRTHSSGDHGNQEPWAFDEEVINITRKFVSLRYQLLPYLYTMFWQYIEEGLPMLKPLVYYDQDDTQTHYRNDEFIFGNQILVCPILEPNAVGRRMYIPRGEWYNYWTNELFIGGREIWIDTKFDEIPVFVKAGAIIPKYPVQQYVGELEFDELTLDVYFKNGKEKSVVYEDAQDGYDYKKGRYSFLSFRSIGKEKELIIQLHKEGKYDTPYSKYKINLIGLPFKVSEIEIDNEKIEFDKINFEQNNFLIVEKEFNELHIVGE from the coding sequence ATGATTACAAACACATCATTAGAATACAAAGGCGATTTATATCCATCAAAAATTGTTTCATACGAACAGGAAGGAGATTCGATTTTTTTCAATACGGATAATAAAGTAATTTTAAAAGTCACTATTCTTAGAGACAGTTTGATTCGATTTCGCTTTACTACAAAAGGTTATTTTAGTAATGACTTTTCATATGCGATTGATAAAACGCAGCTTCACGGTTACAATTTCCTAGAACTTACAGAAGAAGAAACTTTTTTTCAGATAAGGACCAGTAAGGTAAAATGTAAAATTCAGAAAGCTGATCTTCGTCTAGCTATTTACGACCTAAATGACTTTTTGATTCTTGAAGATGAACTTGGTTTTCATTGGGAAGAAAGCTACGAATACGGTGGAAATATCGTAAAAATGAGTAAGTTTTCTAAAGATGGCGAATGTTATTATGGCCTTGGTGATAAGGCAACTCAAATGAATCTTAAAGGCAAAAGAGTCGAAAATTTTGCCACAGATCAATATGCTTATCAAAAAGATCAAGAGCCTTTATATAAGGTAGTTCCATTTTATATAGGACTGCATAATAAACAATCTTACGGTATCTTCTTTGACAATACTTTTAGAACTTTTTTTGATTTTTGTCAAGAAAGAAGAAATGTTACGAGTTTCTGGGCCGAGGGTGGAGAAATGAATTATTATTTCTTTTATGGTCCGCAAATGCAGGATGTTGTGACAACTTACACCGACCTGACCGGTAAGCCAGAATTACCTCCTTTATGGGTTTTGGGATATCATCAATGTAAATGGAGTTACTATCCTGAAAGTAAAGTAAAAGAAATTACTTCAAAATTTAGGGAACTTCAAATTCCTTGTGACGCGATTTATCTGGATATTGATTATATGGAAGGATTTCGCTGTTTTACTTGGAATAAAAACTATTTTCCAGATCCGAAAAAGATGGTTGCTGAACTAGCAGAAGATGGTTTTAAAACGGTTGTTATAATAGATCCCGGAATCAAAATCGATAAAGATTATTGGGTGTATCAAGAAGCTTTAGAAAAAGATTATTTCTGTAAAAGAGCCGATGGACCATATATGAAAGGAAAAGTTTGGCCTGGTGAATGTAATTTTCCAGATTACACAAATCCCGCAGTTAGAGAATGGTGGGCTGGATTATTTAAAGAATTAGTTTCAGAAATAGGAGTGAAAGGAGTTTGGAATGATATGAACGAACCTGCAGTGATGGAGGTTCCAAATAAGACTTTTCCAATGGATGTTCGTCATTTTTATGATGGAAATCCGTGCAGCCATAGAAAGGCCCATAATATTTATGGAACGCAGATGGCAAGGGCAACTTATCATGGTGTAAAACGATTTACTTATCCAAAACGTCCTTTTGTAATTACAAGATCGGCATATTCTGGCGCACAGCGTTACACTTCTTCTTGGACAGGAGATAATGTGGCAACTTGGGAACATTTATGGATTGCTAACATCCAAGTGCAAAGAATGTCAATTTCAGGAATGGGATTCACAGGGTCAGATATTGGAGGATTTGCAGAACAGCCAACGGGCGAATTATATGCGCGATGGATTCAGCTAGGCGTTTTTCATCCGTTTTGCAGAACGCACTCTTCTGGAGATCATGGAAATCAGGAGCCTTGGGCGTTTGATGAAGAAGTGATTAATATTACCAGAAAATTTGTAAGTCTTCGTTATCAATTATTACCTTATTTATACACCATGTTCTGGCAGTATATTGAAGAAGGACTTCCAATGCTGAAACCTTTGGTTTACTACGATCAAGACGATACACAAACACATTATCGTAATGATGAATTTATCTTTGGAAATCAAATTTTAGTCTGTCCAATCCTTGAACCTAATGCTGTAGGTCGTCGTATGTATATTCCAAGAGGTGAGTGGTATAACTACTGGACAAATGAACTTTTCATTGGAGGAAGAGAGATCTGGATTGACACTAAATTTGATGAAATTCCAGTTTTTGTAAAAGCAGGAGCCATTATCCCAAAATATCCAGTACAGCAGTATGTGGGAGAATTAGAATTTGATGAATTGACGCTTGATGTTTACTTTAAAAACGGAAAAGAAAAATCTGTTGTATATGAAGATGCACAAGATGGTTACGATTATAAAAAGGGACGTTACAGCTTTTTATCTTTTAGATCTATAGGAAAAGAAAAAGAACTAATTATTCAGCTTCATAAAGAAGGTAAATACGATACTCCTTATAGCAAATACAAAATTAATTTAATTGGTTTGCCGTTTAAAGTTTCTGAAATAGAAATAGACAATGAAAAAATTGAATTTGATAAAATTAATTTCGAACAAAATAATTTCTTAATTGTTGAAAAAGAGTTTAATGAATTACACATCGTAGGTGAATAG